A part of Streptomyces sp. DSM 40750 genomic DNA contains:
- a CDS encoding DUF2191 domain-containing protein gives MAKVSISLDAELVVEVMVLAGIGSPQDAIEAIVRDYIARGHRTEARTELKDQNLRELDVKPQEPQG, from the coding sequence ATGGCCAAGGTCAGTATCAGTCTCGACGCCGAACTCGTAGTGGAAGTGATGGTCCTGGCTGGGATCGGCTCGCCTCAGGACGCGATCGAGGCGATTGTGCGGGACTACATCGCCCGTGGCCACCGCACGGAGGCCCGCACCGAGCTCAAGGACCAAAATCTGCGCGAGCTCGACGTCAAGCCGCAGGAGCCGCAAGGCTGA